The window AGAACTCATTTTCATACGAAAATATAAGTATCAAATTTAGTATGTATCAGGTTCACACTAAAAGCATAAAGGTGTGTAGAATTAGTAAGATGATACAATATAAGAAAAAgcaggaaacaaaaaaacaatatattGTTATATTACAAAGTTTCACAACTCTCAAAAATCGAGGCTTTACAGTACTTTAAAGGTATATAAACTTCCAGTCTAGTTATTGGCAGCTTCCTgacatgtatatatataaaaaacaaggACAAAATGTATTACAAAACAAGGCAGATCCGAGTGTATTTTTGTCTGTACACTATTGTTATATACAAAAGTGTCGGCTAGCAAGGTGCACAGGTATACATCCACTGACTTGGCTGGAGCACCagtgtgagggaggagtgagagaAGGGAAACCTGTAGTGGCATTGTTTTTACGTGACCCATAACGCTTCGGCTGTCACAGTCTCTTCAGTTTTTGCAGTGGTAAAGGCAAAATAAGTGTGCACTGCTTTCTTGTACGTGAACTCTCCAAGCAAAGTGCCCTCTGACACCCTGTCCCTGATTTCCAGGCTGGTGTCACAGTGAGTACAATAAAAAGAACATCACAACAAGGTACAAATAGAAATGATAGttaaaaagatgacaaaacTGGAGGAAGGAAAGACCAAAGCGAGGAACATCcgctttccttcctcctcattttctctctttctcttttgtcaTATTTCCTCGATGTGACTGGATTGAAAAAGTAAACCCTAAACATTCTTAACGTcaacaaatgtgcaaaaaaagtGGCGGCAGTGAAAGTCCGAGCATCGTTTCCTGCAACTCCTCTGccaggtgtgtgggtgtgtgtgtgtgtgtgtgcgtatttgtgtgtgtgtcagcatctGAAGGTAAAGTCCtctgagatgtttgtgtgtgcgttgtgACAGGTATGGAGGCAGTTGTGCCTACGCTTGGGTGTATTGGCCTGCTTTACGCGCATCCGCGGGGTAGTCCAGGGTCtgtgtgtggttctgtgtgGTAGTGGTTGTCTGTTAGCGAGTCCTGGCCTGCTCCAGCCTGCGCATCAGCTGTTGCCTGCGCGCCTGCAGCCTGTCCTTCTCCTGCTGGAGCCTCATCTCCTCCGTCTCCAGCGAGCTCACGTACTCGGTGGCCTTCTTCAGGATCAGCACCTTCGCAGCCTTGTCGTTGTGCGCCAGCTCCGGCACGTGGTCGCGCAGCGTCAGGAAGCTGGAGCGCAGGTCGTTGCGGCGCTGGCGCTCCAGGATGTTGTGGTTGCGCCGCCGCTCGCTGTCCTCCGAGTCGGAGCTCCCGAGGACTGCTGTCCCCGCTGGCGCTGCGCCTGCGGCACGCCCGACATGCCGATCAGCGAGCTGCAGGAcatggaggacgaggaggaggatgaggaaatgGTCCTGGTGGAAGGCCGCGAGGCATCTGACGTCTTTTGCCTCTTTGGAGGCGGGGCGTGGTCGTCGTCTGAGGCGTACGGAGACGGAGCGGCGtagttgtgctgctgctggtgcaccGAGCTCCTTCTCAGGATCAGCTCCTGGGGGCCTCGGCTGACGAACCTGCTCATCCCGCCCGATCCCGACGCGCTCCCTCTGCTGTCTTGGCTCTTGGCGTGCACAGATATAGTGGCAGTACCTGCAGCCATGGGCGACGCCTTGATTATGGCGCGCCTCTTCTCTACTGTTACGACGTcgatctcctcttcctcctcctcctcctcctcctcctcttcttcatcgtcatcatcctctTCGTCTTCTTCACCCTCTGCATCGTTTTCATCCTCGTCTTCTGGAAAGAGAAAATGGAATGTGAGTGACTCATTGTCTATGACAGAGGTATGTCACCTATGTACAAGTGAAAggtaggcgtgtgtgtgtgtgtgtgtgcatgtgtgtgtgcgcgcgtacaTAGGAACAATCATGACTATGTGTGGGTTGGTGTTGCTCAGTAGAAACCACTTAATGTTTAGTGTCAGTCATTCCTTAGCTAATCTACTCTACAGGCGTTGACATGTTCAGTCACAGTGCCGAACAGACAGACGGGATTTCTTTCATTCTCCGGCCCACGTTCATAAATTCTTCTAATCTCCCCGCCGGTGAGAAGATGTTTTCAATCTGCTGCCGCGATGATGACAGCGCGTGAGTTCACTTTCATGTCACGGGCATTAAGGACTTTAATTTACCTGACCTTCTGATAGGAAAAAACCAAACTGAGGAGCTCTTCATCTTAATACCTGTGCCAGGACTTATCTCCGACGGGCGTCTTTGAAGATGACAAGAGTTGGCCAATGGTGGGAGCGTGAACGTGTTATCCTTATCAGCTCAGGAGCATCTGAAGAGCCTGGCATTTTACAGCTGACGGCTCGGAGCACAGACGCATACATGCAGAGTCTGGCTGACACCGCCACAAAAACAATGCCGGCCCAGCTGGGGGTCTgaggagggggcgtggccgACTGCCATTTgatgtttcacctgcagcccgCTCATTGGAGCTGGGTGGCAGATGGAGGCGGGGGCGCACCGGTGGAGAAAGCCAAACAAAGCCAAATTTATCTGTCAGCTTACATGTGTACAGCTTGTTCCTGGTTCCTTTTGCCTCCTGTTAGCAGCACAAACTTTCACACCCCCGTGTGAAATATATGGCGGCGGAGGCGCGCGCTGGAGGGCTGTTGCACGCAGGAGGTCAGTGAGGCAGGCGATCGAATCACCACCCTTTTAAGCCTCGGACCTGGAGCGGTGCCAAGGAGACAGCTGTCGAGATGGAGCACTTGTTCAAAGCTGTCACCCCCTAACAGAGGCAGCCGGGGCCCTCCTCCGTCCCCTATTCTTCGGGGCAGAGGAGGTGTTTGGCAAGGCCGGCTGAGTCTACCCCCTGTGCCAAGTTGGGCGCCTTTTGTACTAATGTTTCACAGCGAAAACAGGCTGATAAGGACCCGTGAGTGTTTGTTTAGGAAACTCAAAGGCAGTAATAGATCAGACATAAAGTCTTAGAGCGATTGAATACACACGCTGATCATTTCCAAATCTTTAGAATCTTTTGGAAGAAGTGCCCGTTCCTCAGCCAGAGCGCGCTAATTGTCCCTTAATCCATGTTGAACGGCAGCATTGAAGGCACCAGAAACACAGTTTAGCCACTCATCGCATCATGGAACACTTTCATCCTCTACCTCTACTTTTAGAGTGCTATAaagtcaatgtgtgtgtgtgtgtgtgtgtgtgtgtgcgcgcgcgtccGTTTTATCTGCCTGGGATGCCAGGTGAAAGCAGAGATGCGCACGCTCCCATTTtactgccatctgctggatgaAGAGCTCGGTCTGATTACATAAACCGTTCAGTGTGTCACTACTCCCGcctgcgcgtgcgtgcgtgtgttgtgcGTGCGTAAGGCCATATGAACCATGCAGCACCAGTCGTGACAATAACAACGATAACAAGGTGTCATTTGCGCTGTTTTCATGTCAACGTTCCTTTATAATTTAAAGAAGCATTTAAAACAACGGCTTTATTGCAACGTAACAAGTCTTACCGGAGTCGGAGGGAGCACTCGTGTTGGTTTTGGGTGCGTTCACTGTCCCCGATGAGTCTCTGCTGCCGGTCTTTTTGTGTACCGGAAAGGGGAAGACAATTGTGGGGTCCACGCACTCTGACACCGAGCTGCGGGTCACAACCTCGGGCGCCTTGACGCACACGTTCTTGCCGCCTCCGGTGGCAGTGGAAATAGCTTTGCCGAGTTTCTCCGTGACCACCCGTTCCAGCTTTTCTCTGGCGGAGAAGCCGCTCCACATACAGTCCTGGAGAATGATACTGTTGGGGTTTGTATCCAAACCGGAGCCGAACAGATCCCCATCATCAGACGCCCCCCATATATCGTCCTCGGGAAGGAAGGTGAGTTCTGAAGCCCAGTCCAGTGGGTCCCCTAAGCCGAAGTCCAGAGGGTCTGCTTCCGGGGAGGCAGTCGCCGGCTCCCCTGGTAGCGCAGCGCGGCTCGGGGAGAGGGGCGGAGTGGGCAACAACTCGAATTTCTTCCAGATGTCCTCTCCCGGTGGCGCAGAGTCGGGACCACAGAAGTAGAAGTCGTCCTCATCCGGATAGAAACACGGTTGTAAGGAGTCAAACTCCAGATCGGAGTTTTTACTAATGATCGCCGGCATTCTATCCCACAATCAGGAAAAAACCTGGAAAGGAACAAAAGACATTTCAGTCTCCAAAGAGCAACAGCGGCTTTACCATTTTCACCCTGTCGTGTGATCTATAAAAACTGAGTAAAGGAGTCAAAGCCCACACACGGCTTCAAACTCACTGCTCTCTgcagtttgttttattattattccgcATTTATGAGCGTGCGTAAATGTCACCGTGACGCACAGCCGGTGCCAAAACATCCACATGGGTCATCACGAACCGTATAACAGGGGAGATAAATGTTTTCAGAAATGAACACAAATGACAACAATGTAACACAGCGCATGTCAGCAGGGGGAAACAGGGGGTTTCTATTTTTAAGTCACAGCTGAGAAGATGCTCACCTCGTCTTGACTCGGGGCGGTAATGTGCGAACCAAACGGTCTCGTATCTCTCGTCAGCAACACAGACACCAGATTTGGAACAGTCATCCACTTTGGGAGCACGGACAGTCCTCTGACACACATTGTGGCGGCTCAGCGGTGTTATACGCTCAGTTCTACGGGAGGAAACTAGACTCCTCCCCCAGGCTGAGGGGGTGGAACAGACGGACTCTGGGTTTGTTGCGTCGCGGGAGTCAGGCTGCCTGGGAGCTTTTCTTTCAAGGTGAACAGAGAAAATAGCCTAAACACTGCTGGGGGGAATTGCAagcaataataatgataataattacaaaaaaatccGACTGATCGCAAATTTAAATTTCCCATGTCCATTCAGCGTATAAGCAGGCCAAGTAACCCAGGGTCTTTCTCACAGGGAGCAGCCTTAAAACCACTGCCCTGTTGTGGATCACAGGATGACATAAACCGGAGTGAAACATCATCCACACGATTTCACATGTTTGCTGTCTTCCTGCAGCAACCATGTGATTTCATATGATTTTGGGAGCACCAACTCAAGCCGTGCAATTAATTCCAACGTCACCATAATATGACGTAAATTGTCACGCATTcgttttagttttttttgttttgttttttttgtaattcaaGCACATCAGTTCGTGCAGGCTCCGCCAGCTCCGAGTATCATTCCGTCTTTTGTTTGGGGACCAGCAGCATCCCTGGATAAAAGGCTGGCTGCGCCCTCCCATGGACACTCTAAGAACTGCAGACGCACACAGAACAGACAAAGGCTCAAACTGAAAGACCCCCCACCTCCCCgaaaaaaatatttgaaaaaaaaaatcccgtaTGAAGCAACATTCCCGCAAACAATAGGCAGTTCAGAACAGACAGGGCAGTTGCAGCCGTCTGTTGGTGGACCAAGGGAGCGTGTTACGTAACCGCAAGCGGTGGTTGGAGCTGGAGTCACTCCCATTCCCTTTTTTTCTAATGACAGCTTAGGAGGAACTGCGCATCTGTAATTATGCAGTCAGGCACAGACGAATACACACACAGTCCGCGATATCGAAATATTCAGGGAGACGTTTACACAGCGGATTCCAGCCAGCTGTGAGCAGGGAAAAATGTCCGTTTCCAGGATTTCCAGCCAGACAATAGAAGGTGAtacagaagaagatgaagaaaagcTCTTTCGGACCTTAAAGATGTACACGCCAcgtcacattattattattattattattattattattattattattatattattattattattattaactacAATAAATCAGCTGTGGAAGTCCCTCTCCCACTTTTTCAAAATTCAACTTCAAACAACCACATTAAGTAAAAAGTGATCAAGTGCAGCTGTTTGAGAGAAGGGAGTTTCCTCCTGCTGGCTACTCTGCTCCCAGGAAATAAGGGACATGGTCTGGGAgttaaataagaaaaacaacccaaaactaCAAAACCTTgactctgttttattttttctcgaGCCGCCGCTCACCCCTCACTCCCCAGCAGCGGCGGTTTCCTTCGGAGTGGGAGtgagaaaacaaggaaaagtGCTTTTGTTGTCGCTCAGCGTGGATGGGATGAGGACAGGAAGCTGTATCCGATGCTCATTTGGGTCTCAGCATAAAcacgagaggaaaaaaaggcacatggatggggaggagggggcggatcTGCCTTGGTATTTGCTAATATAGTGGGAAAAATCCTCtctaaagaaagagaaaggggtTGTTTTCACACAGGCTCCACATGCTCATTGATTTGATAAAGAGGCCCAGATGTTGATACGATTGTCCTAATCTGATTTAGGTTCAGATCTGTAAATCTTCTGCAGCACTTTCCCACCTACGCCCATCAGCGTAAAATATGACCCGTCCCTTCTCAGCCAACAGCTTATTTATGAAACAAGTTTTGGAGTCTGCTCTTTAAAAGAAGACCGTCTGATGACCGATGACAAAGAAAGTtcgacaggaaaaaaaaa of the Takifugu flavidus isolate HTHZ2018 chromosome 19, ASM371156v2, whole genome shotgun sequence genome contains:
- the mycn gene encoding LOW QUALITY PROTEIN: N-myc protein (The sequence of the model RefSeq protein was modified relative to this genomic sequence to represent the inferred CDS: inserted 4 bases in 2 codons); this translates as MPAIISKNSDLEFDSLQPCFYPDEDDFYFCGPDSAPPGEDIWKKFELLPTPPLSPSRAALPGEPATASPEADPLDFGLGDPLDWASELTFLPEDDIWGASDDGDLFGSGLDTNPNSIILQDCMWSGFSAREKLERVVTEKLGKAISTATGGGKNVCVKAPEVVTRSSVSECVDPTIVFPFPVHKKTGSRDSSGTVNAPKTNTSAPSDSEDEDENDAEGEEDEEDDDDEEEEEEEEEEEEEIDVVTVEKRRAIIKASPMAAGTATISVHAKSQDSRGSASGSGGMSRFVSRGPQELILRRSSVHQQQHNYAAPSPYASDDDHAPPPKRQKTSDASRPSTRTISSSSSSSSMSCSSLIGMSGVXRRRSASGDSSPXGSSDSEDSERRRNHNILERQRRNDLRSSFLTLRDHVPELAHNDKAAKVLILKKATEYVSSLETEEMRLQQEKDRLQARRQQLMRRLEQARTR